In a single window of the Nitrospirota bacterium genome:
- a CDS encoding radical SAM protein gives MRVVFYDSGYETFGVQYLISVLKEKGHDVRLFFDSSFARDYLAQDFFLMDFFSLTAKQVCDGICAHSPDVVCFSVFTIFYQSNLSVIRLIKRQMPDVKIVCGGVHVSLLPDIVLQNDEIDFVVLGEAEESLPLLVEKLQQMDKQVVKDLPFDQLPGVWNVSKGNLVKRGLSPIPHDLDKIPFPEKSMYYKTNPSLAITYTAIASRGCPYSCSYCNSDTIKSLYGSYKERYYRYRSVENIIAELKYALREYKPRYIMFFDNVFASRKDWLIEFVKRYKEEIGLPYYCQTSPLTHNKESLQLLYDSGCCLLEFGFQSANEEVRREILNRREKTPAMKELIRSAVNIGMFTEVDMIANLPGETAQHLDEALDFFIETRPNWVNLAFLQFYPKTMITDIAISKNILKPEDVTKIEHGYMATSMRLLSKSNLGKTYRVLPFQVFAAFYFNEKISRRIIALTKNKLFSSLLSYMASPFLYFSRILLSYMDRRDFLIRHHVVRSFHAAKNVLSAKIFGSKKH, from the coding sequence GTGAGAGTAGTGTTTTATGACAGTGGATATGAAACTTTTGGTGTGCAATATTTAATTTCGGTGTTGAAAGAAAAAGGGCATGATGTCAGGCTTTTTTTCGATTCCTCATTTGCAAGGGATTATTTAGCACAAGACTTCTTCCTTATGGATTTTTTCTCTTTGACTGCAAAACAGGTTTGTGACGGAATTTGCGCCCATTCCCCTGATGTTGTATGTTTTTCTGTTTTCACAATATTTTACCAGAGTAATCTCTCTGTCATAAGACTTATCAAACGTCAGATGCCTGACGTTAAAATTGTCTGTGGCGGAGTTCACGTCTCTTTGTTGCCAGACATTGTTTTACAAAATGATGAGATTGATTTTGTTGTGCTTGGTGAGGCTGAGGAGTCATTACCACTTCTTGTTGAAAAACTGCAGCAGATGGATAAGCAAGTAGTTAAGGATTTGCCGTTTGACCAATTGCCTGGTGTTTGGAATGTAAGCAAAGGGAATTTGGTAAAAAGAGGCCTGTCCCCCATTCCTCACGATTTAGATAAAATCCCGTTTCCTGAAAAATCTATGTATTATAAAACTAATCCATCCCTTGCAATCACATACACTGCCATTGCAAGCCGCGGGTGCCCCTACAGTTGCAGTTACTGTAATAGTGATACGATAAAATCTCTCTACGGTTCTTATAAAGAACGTTATTACAGATACAGGTCTGTGGAAAATATAATAGCCGAGCTTAAGTACGCTCTCAGAGAGTATAAGCCCAGGTATATTATGTTTTTTGATAACGTGTTTGCTTCAAGAAAGGACTGGTTGATTGAATTTGTTAAAAGGTACAAAGAGGAAATTGGATTGCCCTACTACTGTCAGACCAGTCCTCTGACACACAATAAAGAAAGTTTGCAGTTGCTGTATGACAGTGGTTGTTGTCTGCTTGAGTTTGGCTTTCAGAGCGCTAATGAGGAGGTACGCAGAGAAATATTGAACCGGCGTGAAAAAACTCCAGCCATGAAAGAACTTATAAGGTCGGCTGTAAATATAGGCATGTTCACTGAGGTTGATATGATAGCCAATTTGCCTGGTGAAACAGCACAGCATTTAGACGAGGCTCTGGATTTCTTTATAGAAACACGCCCAAACTGGGTAAATCTTGCTTTCCTTCAGTTTTATCCTAAAACAATGATAACAGATATTGCCATTTCAAAAAATATACTCAAACCTGAGGATGTTACTAAGATTGAGCATGGTTACATGGCTACGTCTATGAGATTGTTATCAAAATCAAACCTTGGGAAAACATACCGTGTGCTTCCTTTTCAGGTTTTTGCAGCTTTTTATTTTAATGAGAAAATATCAAGACGAATTATTGCTTTGACCAAAAATAAATTGTTTTCATCCCTTTTGTCTTATATGGCCTCTCCATTCCTTTACTTCTCACGGATACTTTTAAGCTACATGGACAGGAGGGATTTTTTAATCAGACATCATGTTGTACGCTCATTCCATGCAGCTAAAAATGTTTTATCTGCAAAAATATTTGGGTCTAAAAAGCATTGA
- a CDS encoding class I SAM-dependent methyltransferase has translation MKHSDKDAVQIFNRDIEANKGYLYTTNASLSSYLSNKRLTDAVLELIDFKNKTVLDIGCGDGTFTRDICHRGQTSHIVGIDPAREAIETAKKKKTGIENITFEVQNACALPFESKSFDIAHIRGVLHHMENPKDALKEALRVAKMTIVVEPNGYNPVLKLLERFSKYHRDHDEKSYSPALLDFWIRQLGADVKTRCYAGLVPFFCPDWMAKTLKKMEAFVEDIPVVKSVCCGVYIFTAGD, from the coding sequence ATGAAACACTCTGATAAAGACGCAGTGCAGATATTCAATCGGGATATTGAAGCTAATAAGGGCTACCTATATACTACAAATGCCTCGTTAAGCAGTTATCTGTCCAATAAACGCCTTACGGATGCCGTGTTGGAGCTGATAGATTTTAAAAACAAAACAGTCCTTGATATTGGCTGTGGGGATGGCACTTTTACAAGAGATATTTGCCATCGCGGTCAGACTTCACATATAGTTGGGATTGACCCGGCCCGCGAGGCAATTGAAACCGCTAAGAAAAAAAAAACCGGCATTGAAAATATAACTTTTGAGGTGCAAAACGCCTGTGCCCTGCCGTTTGAATCAAAGAGCTTTGATATAGCGCATATAAGGGGAGTGCTGCATCATATGGAAAACCCAAAAGATGCGTTAAAAGAGGCTCTAAGGGTAGCAAAGATGACAATTGTGGTAGAGCCAAATGGTTATAACCCTGTGTTAAAATTATTAGAGCGGTTTTCAAAATACCATAGAGATCATGACGAGAAGTCCTATAGCCCAGCTCTTTTGGATTTTTGGATACGGCAACTTGGCGCTGATGTCAAAACACGGTGTTATGCTGGTCTCGTTCCGTTTTTTTGCCCTGATTGGATGGCTAAAACATTAAAGAAAATGGAGGCTTTTGTTGAAGACATTCCTGTTGTTAAATCAGTTTGTTGCGGCGTGTATATTTTTACTGCAGGGGATTAA
- a CDS encoding transketolase has product MLSSKKIRELVITQSKRANVGHIGCALSVADILAVLYGGIMRIDSFDDPARDRFILSKGHAALALYAVFYLKGWISEVELNTFYTNNTLLAVHPESAHRCVDFSTGSLGQGITFGVGAALAAKMKKSTHRAFVLVSDGECNEGALWEAVMFAAHNKLSNLVVIVDLNGLQALGHTKDIISLEPLSGKWRSFGWNVIEVDGHDTAKMTETIEKIDTTSGPPTVIIANTVFGKGVSFMENNLKWHYMPMTDEQFKTALSEIKQ; this is encoded by the coding sequence ATGCTTAGTTCAAAGAAAATAAGAGAGCTCGTTATTACTCAGTCTAAGAGGGCTAATGTTGGGCATATCGGGTGCGCTCTGTCAGTGGCTGATATATTGGCAGTCCTCTACGGAGGAATAATGAGGATAGATAGCTTTGATGATCCTGCCAGAGATCGTTTTATTCTCTCCAAAGGACATGCAGCGTTGGCACTTTATGCTGTGTTTTATCTTAAGGGTTGGATATCTGAGGTGGAACTCAATACGTTTTACACAAATAATACACTTTTAGCTGTGCATCCGGAGAGTGCCCATAGGTGCGTGGATTTCTCAACCGGGTCATTAGGCCAGGGGATAACGTTTGGAGTTGGAGCTGCACTTGCCGCAAAAATGAAGAAATCTACTCACAGAGCTTTTGTGCTGGTAAGCGATGGCGAGTGTAATGAGGGCGCTTTATGGGAGGCAGTTATGTTTGCCGCTCACAACAAATTATCTAATTTAGTAGTTATAGTGGATTTAAATGGCCTTCAGGCATTGGGTCACACTAAAGATATAATCTCGTTAGAACCATTAAGCGGAAAGTGGCGCTCCTTTGGCTGGAATGTTATTGAGGTGGATGGCCACGATACGGCTAAGATGACTGAAACTATTGAAAAAATTGATACAACCTCAGGCCCCCCTACCGTAATAATTGCTAACACAGTGTTTGGTAAAGGTGTTTCTTTTATGGAAAATAATTTGAAATGGCACTACATGCCAATGACTGATGAGCAATTCAAAACAGCCCTTTCTGAGATTAAACAATGA
- a CDS encoding class I SAM-dependent methyltransferase, whose protein sequence is MPHTKPLFPTKCAICNTEGNSTELYRANFEPESFNATKFSARRVPDKTHYRIVKCNSCGLVRSDPVVSADVAAGLYHQSSFKYEDEVENLKITYGRYLKKLTKYGQKKESIFEIGCGNGFFLEYAKSFGFTHVCGIEPSKDAISKASDYMKQHIICDMLNPGKFEPETFDVICFFQLIDHIYDVGLLLKECYRLLKPGGLILCINHNVSALSSRLLGEHSPIFDIEHTYLFDEKTLSKVFLANNFTVKEVATSLNRISLSYLNHLLPLPSHFKVAVSSFLKYTKVAATSFFLPLGNIYIIAEKPGESL, encoded by the coding sequence ATGCCCCACACTAAGCCGCTATTCCCCACAAAGTGTGCCATTTGTAACACTGAGGGAAACTCAACAGAACTATACAGAGCAAACTTTGAACCGGAGTCTTTTAACGCTACAAAGTTTTCGGCGCGCAGAGTGCCTGATAAAACTCACTACCGTATCGTTAAATGTAACAGCTGCGGGCTGGTTCGTTCCGACCCTGTTGTCTCTGCTGATGTTGCCGCAGGGCTTTACCATCAAAGCTCTTTCAAATATGAGGATGAGGTGGAGAACCTGAAAATTACTTATGGAAGGTATTTGAAAAAGCTGACTAAATATGGGCAAAAAAAAGAATCAATTTTCGAAATAGGCTGCGGTAACGGTTTTTTTCTTGAATATGCCAAAAGCTTTGGTTTCACCCATGTCTGTGGAATAGAGCCCAGCAAGGATGCAATTTCAAAAGCCTCAGACTATATGAAACAGCATATTATTTGTGACATGCTGAACCCTGGTAAGTTTGAACCCGAAACTTTTGATGTAATTTGTTTTTTTCAATTGATAGACCACATTTATGACGTTGGTTTACTGTTAAAGGAGTGTTACCGGCTTCTTAAACCAGGCGGACTTATCCTGTGTATTAATCACAATGTAAGTGCACTTTCCAGCCGGTTACTTGGTGAGCATAGCCCTATTTTTGATATAGAACATACATACCTGTTTGATGAGAAAACCTTAAGTAAAGTGTTTCTTGCTAACAATTTTACAGTAAAAGAGGTTGCTACCTCTCTAAACCGGATTTCATTAAGTTACCTGAACCATCTGTTGCCGCTGCCATCACATTTTAAAGTAGCAGTGTCATCATTTTTAAAATATACAAAAGTAGCAGCAACGTCATTTTTTTTACCATTAGGTAATATATATATAATTGCAGAGAAACCGGGGGAATCACTATGA
- a CDS encoding NAD(P)-dependent oxidoreductase, with amino-acid sequence MKKVIITGATGFVGSNLARALLRQGHDVHLFLRHGFNPWRINSVIDNVRIHEVSLTNEEQLTQTMKEIKPDWIFHLAVHGAYSWQTDVYKIIETNITGTVSLVCAAVKTGFEAFINTGSSSEYGYKSDAPKESDCPQPNSYYAVAKTSATMFCAYMAKQHMVNISTLRLYSAYGPFEEPNRLIPTLMINGLHGKLPVLVRPDISRDYIYIDDITDLYTLIAANHPSEPGAIFNVGTGVQTSLREIVEITRAMFNIKELPVWGSMPERLWDTDIWRCDSSKLKETFLWNYRYSLEDGLKKTREWLETDGYLSEYENQIKLI; translated from the coding sequence ATGAAAAAAGTAATTATTACCGGAGCCACGGGCTTTGTGGGCTCTAATCTGGCAAGAGCACTGCTTAGACAAGGACATGATGTGCATCTTTTCCTTCGCCATGGTTTTAATCCATGGAGAATTAACAGTGTCATTGACAATGTACGCATACATGAGGTTTCTCTTACAAATGAAGAACAACTCACTCAAACAATGAAAGAAATCAAGCCGGACTGGATTTTTCATCTTGCCGTTCATGGAGCTTATTCGTGGCAGACAGACGTATATAAAATTATAGAGACAAACATTACCGGAACGGTTAGTTTGGTTTGTGCAGCAGTAAAGACCGGATTTGAGGCATTTATAAATACTGGCAGCTCCTCGGAATATGGCTACAAAAGTGATGCTCCTAAGGAAAGCGACTGCCCACAGCCTAATAGTTATTATGCTGTAGCAAAAACCTCAGCCACGATGTTTTGCGCCTACATGGCAAAACAGCATATGGTAAACATATCCACATTAAGGCTTTACTCGGCTTACGGACCATTTGAGGAGCCAAACAGGCTCATTCCCACTCTGATGATTAATGGACTTCACGGCAAACTGCCGGTATTGGTACGGCCTGACATTTCACGGGATTACATATACATAGATGACATTACAGACCTTTATACACTTATTGCAGCAAATCACCCATCTGAGCCAGGAGCAATATTCAACGTTGGGACAGGAGTACAAACCTCGCTCAGAGAGATAGTGGAAATTACAAGAGCGATGTTTAATATCAAGGAACTCCCTGTGTGGGGCAGCATGCCTGAGAGACTTTGGGACACTGATATTTGGCGTTGTGACAGTAGTAAACTAAAGGAAACATTTTTGTGGAATTATCGTTATAGTTTAGAAGATGGATTAAAGAAAACCAGAGAATGGCTTGAAACTGACGGGTATCTGTCTGAATATGAAAATCAAATTAAATTGATATGA
- a CDS encoding glycosyltransferase family 2 protein — MVKASVLSKKITAVIACYKDAQAIPFMYRRLVDVFTKIGVDYEIIFVNDCSPDNAREVLEELTSKDSKVIAINHSRNFGSQNAFTSGMRISSGDAVVLLDGDLQDPPEVIEHFYYKWLEGFDVVYGVRIKREANLFLNIAYKAFYRVFKYMSYINIPVDAGDFSLIDRKVVNIINTLPENNRFMRGLRAWAGFKQTGVEYFRPERMFGKSTNSMINNMAWARKAIFSFSYVPMDFMIVLALFFLLISFILASVQITMKLLHPELSPSGYTTLLLVTIFMGSIQLLCFAIIGSYISHMYDEIKHRPPYVVESYINYLPKKSADKDAPH; from the coding sequence ATGGTAAAGGCAAGTGTCTTGTCTAAAAAAATAACTGCAGTTATAGCTTGTTATAAGGACGCTCAGGCAATACCTTTTATGTACAGGCGGCTTGTCGATGTCTTTACAAAAATAGGAGTTGATTATGAAATCATTTTTGTAAATGACTGCAGCCCCGACAATGCCCGTGAGGTTTTAGAGGAGCTGACATCAAAAGACAGCAAAGTTATTGCTATCAACCACTCAAGAAACTTTGGTTCACAGAATGCTTTCACAAGCGGCATGAGAATATCCTCTGGTGATGCGGTGGTTCTGTTAGATGGCGACCTGCAGGATCCCCCTGAGGTGATAGAGCACTTTTATTACAAATGGCTGGAGGGTTTTGATGTTGTCTATGGAGTGAGAATTAAAAGGGAAGCAAACCTGTTTCTTAACATAGCGTATAAAGCATTCTACAGAGTTTTCAAATACATGTCTTACATTAATATTCCGGTTGACGCCGGAGATTTTTCTTTAATAGATCGTAAGGTTGTAAACATAATTAATACATTGCCTGAAAATAACAGATTCATGCGCGGACTTCGTGCCTGGGCTGGTTTTAAACAAACTGGTGTTGAGTACTTCAGGCCAGAGAGAATGTTTGGGAAATCTACCAATTCCATGATTAACAACATGGCCTGGGCAAGAAAAGCAATATTTTCTTTTTCTTATGTTCCTATGGATTTTATGATTGTGTTAGCTCTGTTTTTTCTATTAATTTCGTTTATATTGGCATCTGTTCAAATTACCATGAAGCTTTTGCACCCTGAGTTATCTCCTTCAGGTTACACAACACTGTTGCTTGTAACAATATTTATGGGAAGCATTCAACTGTTGTGTTTTGCTATCATAGGGTCATATATATCACACATGTATGATGAGATAAAGCACCGTCCCCCGTATGTTGTGGAAAGTTACATAAATTATTTACCGAAAAAATCTGCTGATAAAGATGCCCCACACTAA
- a CDS encoding 1-deoxy-D-xylulose-5-phosphate synthase produces MRKSFVTALVDIAQKDSRIVLLTGDLGFMVLEPFIERFPERFFNVGVSEQNMAGIATGLAEAGFIPFIYSIAPFAALRTYEFIRNGPIKHKLPVRVVGVGAGFDYGLNGLTHWGLEDISVMRIQPGITVIAPADSAQASSALKASWNLNGPVYYSLGKDEDSLVAALNGKFEIGKIDTVRDGDDILIITMGGIVFEAIAAADMLKASGVSSQIAIVSCVNPPPTDDIVKALKRHKIVLTVEVQYVNGGLGSLVSETIAEFGLNLRLVRIGVRKHIEGPIGNQKFMQALCGLSAENIAQSALNTLKG; encoded by the coding sequence ATGAGAAAATCTTTTGTTACAGCCCTTGTAGATATAGCCCAAAAAGACAGCCGCATTGTGCTTCTAACCGGGGATTTAGGGTTTATGGTGCTTGAGCCGTTTATCGAGCGATTTCCGGAGCGTTTTTTTAACGTTGGCGTTTCCGAACAAAATATGGCAGGAATTGCCACAGGCTTAGCGGAGGCTGGATTTATCCCATTTATATATTCAATAGCGCCATTTGCCGCTCTGCGCACGTATGAGTTTATTCGTAACGGCCCGATTAAGCATAAGCTCCCTGTCAGAGTTGTCGGGGTAGGTGCTGGTTTTGACTATGGGCTGAATGGCCTCACTCACTGGGGACTGGAGGATATAAGCGTAATGCGAATTCAGCCCGGGATAACGGTAATTGCGCCTGCTGACAGCGCTCAGGCAAGCAGCGCTTTAAAAGCATCATGGAATTTAAACGGCCCGGTTTACTACAGTCTTGGAAAAGATGAGGACTCTCTTGTGGCTGCTCTTAACGGTAAATTTGAGATTGGCAAGATAGATACTGTAAGAGACGGAGATGACATTCTGATAATAACAATGGGAGGCATAGTGTTTGAGGCTATTGCCGCTGCTGATATGTTAAAAGCCTCCGGTGTGAGCTCTCAGATTGCAATTGTGTCGTGTGTTAATCCACCTCCAACCGATGACATTGTTAAAGCCCTTAAGCGGCATAAGATAGTGTTAACCGTTGAGGTGCAGTATGTAAACGGGGGGTTGGGTTCTCTGGTGTCAGAGACAATAGCTGAGTTTGGACTTAACTTAAGGCTTGTACGGATTGGTGTACGCAAACACATAGAGGGCCCGATAGGAAATCAGAAATTCATGCAGGCTCTTTGCGGTCTTTCGGCTGAAAACATAGCACAGAGCGCTTTAAATACGCTAAAAGGATAG
- a CDS encoding magnesium transporter: MPLIGELFISEILKKVVYDQKGEELGRLNDIVVVRGTTLPLLDALIVEGTGNLSEKRKQFYKVDFSSLSIFNRRIITSTLSHEELPGYDFTEDDLLAVRDVLDKQVVDINGAKVVRVNDIKLGGYQNHAMLFAIDVGIRGILRRLRIEKKGEDFLKFFKISIPYNLIAWNYLQPISPRLKSISLTMPQQMLSKMHPADLAEIISSLSREEGANFFSNLDVESAAETLPELEPETQADIIASMDTRQIAMIIEEMSPDDAVDTLSDLHKSKIGEILDTLQKDDAENIRELLGHDEDTAGGLMTTEFLSYSPDTKVIDVIHSFKVDAKEVETIYYVYVVDDDDKLIGVISLKELLLSDSSIKLMDCMNTNIKSLKPDDDEDTVAAMISKYNLVAIPVVDDDGIMLGIVTADDIIDFILPPSARKKRKKI, translated from the coding sequence ATGCCTCTCATTGGTGAGTTATTTATAAGTGAGATACTTAAGAAAGTTGTCTATGACCAAAAGGGTGAAGAGTTAGGCAGACTAAACGATATTGTGGTAGTGCGCGGCACGACCCTGCCGCTTCTGGATGCTCTCATCGTGGAGGGGACAGGAAATTTGTCAGAGAAACGAAAGCAGTTTTACAAGGTGGATTTTAGCAGCCTGAGCATTTTTAACAGAAGAATAATAACAAGCACCTTAAGCCATGAAGAGCTCCCTGGGTATGACTTCACGGAGGATGATCTTCTTGCCGTGCGCGATGTCCTGGATAAGCAGGTGGTGGATATTAACGGCGCAAAGGTGGTTAGAGTTAACGATATTAAATTAGGCGGCTATCAAAACCATGCCATGTTGTTTGCTATTGATGTTGGTATAAGGGGAATTTTAAGGCGGCTCAGGATTGAGAAAAAAGGAGAAGATTTCCTGAAATTCTTTAAAATTTCCATTCCATATAATCTGATTGCATGGAACTATCTGCAGCCAATAAGCCCAAGACTTAAGTCCATATCTCTTACGATGCCCCAGCAGATGCTATCTAAGATGCACCCGGCAGATTTAGCTGAAATCATAAGCTCACTGTCGCGGGAGGAGGGCGCAAATTTTTTCAGCAACCTGGATGTTGAATCTGCGGCTGAGACCCTTCCGGAACTTGAGCCTGAAACTCAGGCCGATATCATTGCCAGCATGGACACCAGGCAGATTGCCATGATTATCGAGGAAATGTCCCCCGATGATGCTGTTGACACTCTCAGTGACCTGCACAAAAGTAAAATCGGTGAGATTCTTGACACGTTACAAAAAGATGATGCTGAAAACATCAGAGAGCTGCTGGGACACGACGAGGATACGGCCGGAGGGCTTATGACCACCGAGTTTCTTTCTTATAGTCCGGACACTAAAGTAATAGATGTCATTCATAGTTTTAAAGTTGATGCCAAAGAAGTTGAAACCATCTACTATGTGTATGTTGTTGATGATGATGACAAACTCATAGGGGTTATATCGTTAAAGGAACTCCTGCTTTCAGATTCCAGCATTAAACTTATGGACTGTATGAATACAAACATTAAGTCACTAAAACCCGATGACGATGAGGACACGGTAGCAGCCATGATTTCAAAGTATAACCTTGTGGCAATTCCGGTTGTTGACGATGACGGCATAATGCTTGGGATAGTAACCGCCGATGACATTATAGACTTTATTTTACCTCCAAGTGCAAGAAAAAAGAGGAAGAAAATTTAA
- a CDS encoding radical SAM protein, translated as MFGIDKDKLIRRAKILSKLGSAIVKAKLLKERKPIFVGLYITNLCNLRCKYCFVNIDDRFNEPSRAGFNKDEVIKIVDELYEMGTRWIFLLGGEPLMHKDIGPIVRHITKKGILLHILTNGTLIKQKIDEIDTADSVCISIDGAEDSTDKMRGQGTFKRALSGVETALSRGMLVRVHAVLNKHSLTEMDALVEMAKEMKITITISPPNYLGKSDDPALALTTDEYKEFYLRYRKLKEKGYPIGNSFYSIDKSLHWPISYHNYITTEQKFAHYKPIPCVIGYTHGCIDAEGTMFNCIQRGCLDGLNIKEVGIKRAWDALPERRADCVSCSSINTIETSAYLNLIPDIMLDGFRFFLGQRK; from the coding sequence ATGTTTGGTATAGATAAGGATAAATTAATCAGACGGGCAAAGATTCTTTCAAAACTTGGCTCAGCCATTGTTAAAGCAAAACTCTTAAAAGAAAGAAAACCTATTTTTGTCGGGTTATACATTACTAATTTGTGTAATCTCAGATGTAAGTACTGTTTTGTTAACATAGATGATCGCTTTAATGAGCCATCAAGGGCTGGTTTCAATAAGGATGAGGTTATCAAAATTGTAGATGAACTCTATGAAATGGGCACAAGGTGGATATTTCTGTTGGGCGGTGAGCCACTTATGCACAAAGACATCGGTCCCATTGTAAGGCATATTACAAAAAAGGGAATTTTACTTCATATACTAACAAACGGCACTCTGATTAAGCAGAAAATTGATGAGATAGATACAGCAGACAGTGTTTGCATTAGCATTGACGGAGCAGAGGACTCAACAGACAAGATGCGGGGACAGGGCACGTTTAAGCGGGCGCTAAGTGGAGTGGAAACTGCTCTTTCTCGCGGAATGTTGGTCAGGGTTCATGCCGTGCTAAATAAGCACAGCCTTACCGAAATGGATGCTCTGGTTGAAATGGCAAAGGAAATGAAAATTACAATAACAATTTCTCCGCCAAATTATCTGGGCAAATCTGATGATCCTGCACTTGCACTCACAACCGACGAGTACAAGGAGTTTTATCTCCGCTATAGAAAGCTTAAAGAAAAAGGCTATCCGATTGGTAATTCCTTCTACTCTATTGATAAATCATTGCACTGGCCGATAAGTTATCACAACTACATTACAACAGAGCAGAAATTTGCGCACTATAAGCCTATTCCTTGTGTTATCGGCTACACTCACGGCTGTATAGACGCCGAGGGCACCATGTTTAACTGCATTCAACGCGGTTGCCTGGACGGACTAAACATAAAAGAGGTTGGAATCAAACGGGCATGGGATGCTCTTCCTGAGCGCAGAGCCGACTGCGTAAGCTGCTCCTCTATTAATACGATTGAGACATCGGCTTACTTAAATCTCATTCCGGATATAATGCTGGATGGTTTCAGGTTTTTCCTTGGGCAACGAAAATGA